The proteins below come from a single Xyrauchen texanus isolate HMW12.3.18 chromosome 3, RBS_HiC_50CHRs, whole genome shotgun sequence genomic window:
- the fzd9a gene encoding frizzled-9 isoform X2: MCQGIGYNLTRMPNFMKYESQEEASIKLNEFAPLVEYGCDVHLRFFLCSLYVPMCADQVSTTIPACRPMCEQARQRCSPIMEQFSFGWPDSLDCSKLPTNNDPNALCIEAPENDTQPATKKGEGMLPVPPRSRQPATGIGHSSSSSRSCDNPEKFQYVEKSETCAPRCTPTVDVYWSRQDKDFAFIWMVVWSTLCFVSTAFTVLTFLLDPQRFQYPERPIIFLSMCYNVYSVAFIIRSVSGAENIACDRENGELYIIQEGLESTGCTIVFLILYYFGMASSIWWVILTLTWFLAAGRKWGHEAIEAHSSYFHMAAWGIPAVKTIVILTMRKVAGDELTGLCYVGSMDTNALTGFVLIPLSCYLIVGTSFILTGFVALFHIRKIMKTGGTNTEKLEKLMVKIGVFSILYTVPATVVIICYFYERLNMEYWKFQALENKCTSFPGRRSEDCSLDSSVPTVAVYMLKIFMSLVVGITSGVWVWSSKTLQTWQGLCNRRLDGSTSHKPCSSVSCSRSHCHYKAPAVTLHMNKTDVYTDSLTHV, from the coding sequence ATGTGCCAGGGAATCGGCTACAACTTGACACGGATGCCCAACTTTATGAAATATGAAAGCCAAGAGGAGGCTAGTATTAAACTGAATGAATTTGCTCCTCTGGTAGAGTATGGATGTGATGTGCACTTGCGATTTTTCCTATGCTCTCTGTATGTACCAATGTGTGCTGATCAAGTATCCACCACTATTCCAGCATGCCGCCCTATGTGTGAACAAGCAAGGCAGAGGTGTTCGCCTATCATGGAACAATTCAGTTTTGGCTGGCCAGATTCATTGGATTGCTCAAAGCTGCCAACCAACAACGACCCTAACGCGCTGTGCATCGAAGCTCCTGAAAATGACACTCAACCTGCGACTAAGAAAGGGGAGGGCATGCTGCCGGTTCCTCCACGGTCCAGGCAACCCGCAACTGGGATCGGACATTCCTCAAGCAGCTCAAGGTCCTGTGACAACCCGGAGAAGTTCCAGTATGTGGAGAAGAGCGAGACCTGCGCGCCTCGTTGCACACCTACAGTGGATGTCTATTGGTCTAGACAGGATAAGGACTTTGCATTTATTTGGATGGTCGTGTGGTCAACGCTTTGCTTCGTTTCCACTGCTTTCACCGTTCTAACCTTCCTCCTCGACCCCCAACGCTTCCAATACCCCGAGCGCCCCATCATCTTCCTCTCCATGTGTTATAACGTCTACTCTGTGGCCTTCATCATCCGTTCTGTGTCTGGAGCTGAGAATATCGCTTGCGATCGTGAAAATGGAGAGCTGTACATAATCCAAGAGGGTTTGGAGAGCACAGGATGCACCATAGTCTTCCTAATCCTCTACTATTTTGGCATGGCCAGCTCTATCTGGTGGGTCATTCTCACCCTTACTTGGTTTCTGGCAGCTGGAAGGAAATGGGGTCATGAGGCTATTGAGGCACACAGTAGCTACTTCCATATGGCCGCCTGGGGTATACCTGCCGTTAAGACCATAGTCATCCTTACTATGAGGAAGGTGGCTGGGGATGAGTTGACAGGACTGTGTTATGTGGGTAGTATGGACACTAATGCGCTCACTGGCTTTGTATTGATCCCTCTTTCCTGTTATCTCATTGTTGGGACATCTTTTATCCTAACTGGCTTTGTGGCACTGTTCCATATCCGCAAGATCATGAAAACTGGCGGTACCAACACGGAAAAGCTAGAGAAACTCATGGTTAAGATTGGAGTCTTCTCCATACTATACACCGTGCCTGCTACAGTTGTCATCATATGCTATTTCTATGAAAGACTCAACATGGAATACTGGAAGTTCCAAGCTTTGGAAAACAAGTGCACTTCTTTTCCTGGTCGAAGAAGCGAGGACTGCTCACTGGACTCCTCGGTGCCTACAGTAGCCGTTTATATGCTAAAAATTTTCATGTCATTGGTGGTGGGCATCACCAGTGGAGTTTGGGTATGGAGCTCAAAGACGCTGCAAACTTGGCAAGGCTTGTGCAATCGGAGGTTGGATGGGAGTACAAGCCACAAGCCCTGCTCCAGTGTCAGCTGCAGTCGCTCCCACTGCCATTACAAAGCACCAGCTGTGACACTTCACATGAACAAAACAGATGTGTATACAGACAGTCTGACACATGTTTGA
- the fzd9a gene encoding frizzled-9 isoform X1: protein MSHCMNIVILLFQLVLAGSTLEIGAYDIERGRPAKCEPITIPMCQGIGYNLTRMPNFMKYESQEEASIKLNEFAPLVEYGCDVHLRFFLCSLYVPMCADQVSTTIPACRPMCEQARQRCSPIMEQFSFGWPDSLDCSKLPTNNDPNALCIEAPENDTQPATKKGEGMLPVPPRSRQPATGIGHSSSSSRSCDNPEKFQYVEKSETCAPRCTPTVDVYWSRQDKDFAFIWMVVWSTLCFVSTAFTVLTFLLDPQRFQYPERPIIFLSMCYNVYSVAFIIRSVSGAENIACDRENGELYIIQEGLESTGCTIVFLILYYFGMASSIWWVILTLTWFLAAGRKWGHEAIEAHSSYFHMAAWGIPAVKTIVILTMRKVAGDELTGLCYVGSMDTNALTGFVLIPLSCYLIVGTSFILTGFVALFHIRKIMKTGGTNTEKLEKLMVKIGVFSILYTVPATVVIICYFYERLNMEYWKFQALENKCTSFPGRRSEDCSLDSSVPTVAVYMLKIFMSLVVGITSGVWVWSSKTLQTWQGLCNRRLDGSTSHKPCSSVSCSRSHCHYKAPAVTLHMNKTDVYTDSLTHV, encoded by the coding sequence ATGTCCCATTGCATGAATATTGTGATTTTACTTTTCCAGCTTGTACTAGCTGGATCTACACTGGAGATAGGAGCATATGATATTGAGCGGGGCCGACCTGCAAAATGCGAACCCATCACCATTCCCATGTGCCAGGGAATCGGCTACAACTTGACACGGATGCCCAACTTTATGAAATATGAAAGCCAAGAGGAGGCTAGTATTAAACTGAATGAATTTGCTCCTCTGGTAGAGTATGGATGTGATGTGCACTTGCGATTTTTCCTATGCTCTCTGTATGTACCAATGTGTGCTGATCAAGTATCCACCACTATTCCAGCATGCCGCCCTATGTGTGAACAAGCAAGGCAGAGGTGTTCGCCTATCATGGAACAATTCAGTTTTGGCTGGCCAGATTCATTGGATTGCTCAAAGCTGCCAACCAACAACGACCCTAACGCGCTGTGCATCGAAGCTCCTGAAAATGACACTCAACCTGCGACTAAGAAAGGGGAGGGCATGCTGCCGGTTCCTCCACGGTCCAGGCAACCCGCAACTGGGATCGGACATTCCTCAAGCAGCTCAAGGTCCTGTGACAACCCGGAGAAGTTCCAGTATGTGGAGAAGAGCGAGACCTGCGCGCCTCGTTGCACACCTACAGTGGATGTCTATTGGTCTAGACAGGATAAGGACTTTGCATTTATTTGGATGGTCGTGTGGTCAACGCTTTGCTTCGTTTCCACTGCTTTCACCGTTCTAACCTTCCTCCTCGACCCCCAACGCTTCCAATACCCCGAGCGCCCCATCATCTTCCTCTCCATGTGTTATAACGTCTACTCTGTGGCCTTCATCATCCGTTCTGTGTCTGGAGCTGAGAATATCGCTTGCGATCGTGAAAATGGAGAGCTGTACATAATCCAAGAGGGTTTGGAGAGCACAGGATGCACCATAGTCTTCCTAATCCTCTACTATTTTGGCATGGCCAGCTCTATCTGGTGGGTCATTCTCACCCTTACTTGGTTTCTGGCAGCTGGAAGGAAATGGGGTCATGAGGCTATTGAGGCACACAGTAGCTACTTCCATATGGCCGCCTGGGGTATACCTGCCGTTAAGACCATAGTCATCCTTACTATGAGGAAGGTGGCTGGGGATGAGTTGACAGGACTGTGTTATGTGGGTAGTATGGACACTAATGCGCTCACTGGCTTTGTATTGATCCCTCTTTCCTGTTATCTCATTGTTGGGACATCTTTTATCCTAACTGGCTTTGTGGCACTGTTCCATATCCGCAAGATCATGAAAACTGGCGGTACCAACACGGAAAAGCTAGAGAAACTCATGGTTAAGATTGGAGTCTTCTCCATACTATACACCGTGCCTGCTACAGTTGTCATCATATGCTATTTCTATGAAAGACTCAACATGGAATACTGGAAGTTCCAAGCTTTGGAAAACAAGTGCACTTCTTTTCCTGGTCGAAGAAGCGAGGACTGCTCACTGGACTCCTCGGTGCCTACAGTAGCCGTTTATATGCTAAAAATTTTCATGTCATTGGTGGTGGGCATCACCAGTGGAGTTTGGGTATGGAGCTCAAAGACGCTGCAAACTTGGCAAGGCTTGTGCAATCGGAGGTTGGATGGGAGTACAAGCCACAAGCCCTGCTCCAGTGTCAGCTGCAGTCGCTCCCACTGCCATTACAAAGCACCAGCTGTGACACTTCACATGAACAAAACAGATGTGTATACAGACAGTCTGACACATGTTTGA